The DNA sequence GAATCAGAACTTGATGATCAGCAAGTACGTGTTCAGGTAGCTGAAGAAAAAATGCTGCGAGTAGTTGCTGAATATGAAAATGGTAAAAAACGTCTTGAGCGAGAGAAAGAACGGTCTCTGGCTTTTGCTAAAGATCGAGTACTGATAGGTCTATTTCCCATTGT is a window from the Candidatus Neomarinimicrobiota bacterium genome containing:
- the grpE gene encoding nucleotide exchange factor GrpE, which produces MTEKTNKKSTGRKSVSKKMAPKTRLSAKEKAMTKTIAALEEKIEQIESELDDQQVRVQVAEEKMLRVVAEYENGKKRLEREKERSLAFAKDRVLIGLFPIV